Proteins encoded within one genomic window of Eleutherodactylus coqui strain aEleCoq1 chromosome 1, aEleCoq1.hap1, whole genome shotgun sequence:
- the RNF146 gene encoding E3 ubiquitin-protein ligase RNF146, which translates to MAGCGEITHTANMLPSNKKLGEACSNGTPSLAVPECAICLQTCVHPVSLPCKHIFCYLCVKGASWLGKRCALCRQEIPEDFLDKPTLLSPEELKSASRGNGEYAWYYEGRNGWWQYDERTSRELEDAFTKGKKNTEMLIAGFLYVADLENMVQYRRNEHGRRRKMKRDIVDIPKKGVAGLRLDCDAANVSPARESSADGADNIATLGASSAQTTAVLPVRPHLVHGSQTANPPFPHTDGSSSLDDAFSQLQIGDHSAGRNNIGEGEEGLPLPTSRAPPADAILDDPESDDNSSQGILAVQQNVFLQQRHMVIGASQPPPDHPAATTNGAQNTIVRSRRPDGQCTVTEV; encoded by the coding sequence ATGGCTGGTTGTGGTGAAATTACCCACACTGCAAACATGTTGCCCTCAAATAAGAAGCTTGGAGAAGCTTGCTCCAATGGAACTCCAAGCCTTGCGGTTCCTGAATGTGCTATATGCCTACAAACCTGTGTACACCCAGTCAGTCTTCCTTGCAAGCACATCTTCTGTTACCTGTGTGTAAAAGGAGCTTCATGGCTTGGGAAGCGATGTGCCCTTTGTAGACAAGAGATTCCTGAGGACTTCCTAGACAAACCAACTTTACTTTCTCCCGAAGAACTAAAGTCTGCCAGCAGAGGGAATGGGGAGTATGCCTGGTACTACGAAGGAAGAAATGGTTGGTGGCAGTATGACGAAAGGACGAGCAGAGAGCTTGAAGATGCCTTCACCAAAGGCAAAAAGAACACAGAGATGCTTATCGCTGGCTTTCTCTATGTAGCTGACTTGGAGAACATGGTACAGTACAGACGAAATGAGCATGGACGACGCAGGAAGATGAAAAGGGATATTGTAGATATACCCAAAAAAGGTGTGGCTGGCTTAAGACTAGACTGTGATGCTGCTAATGTAAGTCCCGCAAGAGAAAGCTCAGCAGATGGTGCTGACAACATTGCAACACTTGGTGCTTCATCAGCCCAGACTACTGCTGTTTTACCTGTCAGACCTCACCTAGTTCATGGTAGCCAGACTGCAAATCCCCCTTTCCCGCATACTGACGGGAGCAGTTCACTTGATGATGCTTTCTCCCAACTTCAGATCGGAGACCATTCAGCAGGTAGAAATAACATTGGGGAAGGTGAGGAAGGACTGCCGCTGCCTACAAGTAGAGCGCCACCCGCAGATGCTATTTTAGATGACCCTGAATCAGATGACAACAGCAGCCAGGGGATTCTTGCAGTGCAGCAGAATGTATTTCTTCAGCAGAGACACATGGTAATAGGGGCTTCCCAGCCCCCACCAGATCACCCAGCTGCAACAACTAATGGCGCCCAGAATACCATTGTAAGGTCTAGAAGACCTGATGGACAGTGCACGGTGACCGAGGTGTGA